The Chelatococcus sp. HY11 genome includes a window with the following:
- a CDS encoding response regulator transcription factor has product MRVLLIEDDAILGKAVREQVAALHSVDWVTRLDAAREHLQSAAYDLILLDLMLPDGLGIAFLKKLRAEGSVTPVIILTALDQISDRIAGLDAGADDYMIKPFDLSELSSRLNAVARRYSGNPNPLIEIGDLRIDLAARTVMHGARPVELTGREWALFEAFLQRPGIAMTKAQLEDRLYAFGAEVESNTIEVHVSRLRKKLGHGAIDTVRGIGYRLGIAR; this is encoded by the coding sequence ATGAGAGTTCTACTGATCGAAGACGATGCAATCCTCGGAAAGGCCGTGCGCGAGCAGGTCGCGGCTCTCCACTCGGTGGACTGGGTGACACGGCTCGATGCGGCGCGCGAACATCTCCAAAGCGCGGCATACGATCTTATCCTGCTCGACCTTATGCTCCCGGACGGACTGGGCATCGCCTTTCTCAAAAAGCTTCGAGCCGAGGGCAGTGTGACACCGGTCATCATCCTGACGGCGCTCGACCAGATCTCCGACCGCATCGCGGGCCTCGATGCCGGTGCCGACGACTACATGATCAAGCCGTTCGATCTGTCTGAACTCTCCTCGCGGCTGAATGCCGTGGCGCGGCGATATAGCGGCAACCCGAATCCTCTCATTGAGATCGGCGACCTGCGCATCGATCTCGCCGCCCGGACCGTGATGCACGGTGCGCGCCCGGTCGAGCTTACCGGGCGCGAATGGGCGTTGTTCGAAGCATTTCTGCAGCGGCCCGGCATCGCGATGACCAAGGCGCAGCTCGAAGACCGGCTCTATGCGTTCGGCGCAGAGGTCGAGAGCAATACGATCGAGGTTCACGTCAGCAGACTGCGCAAGAAGCTCGGCCACGGCGCGATCGATACAGTGCGGGGCATCGGGTATCGTCTTGGAATAGCAAGATGA
- a CDS encoding PepSY domain-containing protein: MKHLLAAILVLAFSGPGIAKADDDDCHVSMDRWKPREAVETMASGQGWTVARIKIDDGCYEIRGTDRNGLTFKAKVDPETLEIVKFRHRDRDDDRHGSRRQRLPASENDAAGGTSSNTLLGTTVRPKTTIK, translated from the coding sequence ATGAAACATTTGCTGGCCGCGATCCTCGTTCTGGCGTTTTCCGGTCCCGGTATCGCCAAGGCTGACGACGACGATTGCCATGTCTCGATGGATCGATGGAAGCCGCGGGAAGCGGTCGAAACGATGGCCTCCGGTCAAGGCTGGACCGTTGCCAGGATCAAGATCGACGACGGCTGTTACGAAATCCGGGGAACCGACCGGAACGGCCTCACCTTCAAGGCCAAGGTCGATCCGGAAACCCTCGAAATCGTCAAGTTCCGGCACAGGGATCGCGATGACGACCGTCACGGATCGAGGCGTCAGCGGCTGCCGGCCTCGGAGAACGACGCCGCAGGCGGGACATCCTCCAACACCCTGCTCGGGACGACCGTGCGGCCCAAAACCACCATCAAGTAA
- a CDS encoding cytochrome b, which yields MPHDPARYSRSMIVIHWLTALLILGAWLTSTGGRHMAENPPLLHFSFGLAVLVLVLPRLILRLVGATPDAPQSNGRLALAAKAGHALLYLFLIALPLSGWYAASRLGVPVSFFGFQLPAITERVQGAPGLIADIHENAGTIILYLAGLHAAMAVWHQYVLRDGTLQRMSPR from the coding sequence ATGCCTCATGATCCGGCCCGTTATTCCAGAAGCATGATCGTCATCCACTGGCTGACGGCCCTGCTGATCCTCGGGGCCTGGCTGACCTCGACGGGAGGCCGTCATATGGCCGAAAACCCGCCCTTGCTGCATTTCTCGTTCGGGTTGGCCGTGCTCGTCCTGGTGCTTCCGCGCTTGATCCTGCGCCTTGTGGGCGCAACCCCGGACGCGCCGCAGTCCAATGGCCGTCTCGCCCTTGCCGCCAAAGCCGGACATGCGCTGCTGTATCTGTTCCTCATTGCCCTGCCGTTGAGCGGCTGGTACGCCGCCTCGCGCCTCGGTGTTCCCGTTTCCTTCTTCGGCTTCCAGCTTCCGGCGATCACCGAGCGGGTGCAGGGCGCACCGGGCCTGATTGCGGACATTCATGAGAATGCCGGCACGATCATCCTCTACCTCGCCGGACTGCATGCCGCGATGGCGGTCTGGCACCAGTACGTCCTGCGCGACGGGACGTTGCAGCGGATGTCCCCGCGCTAA